One Benincasa hispida cultivar B227 chromosome 5, ASM972705v1, whole genome shotgun sequence genomic window carries:
- the LOC120078531 gene encoding pentatricopeptide repeat-containing protein At5g39710 produces MLPHKPHYYRSISTLCSPADALLADKAIAYLRRHPEQLTLLSSHFTPQASSNLLLKSQFDRNLVLKFLDWARSQQFFSFQCKCLTLHILTRFKLYKTAQSLAEEVAVNTSDETGVDLFHCLKNSYHWCQSSSAVFDLVVKSCSRVNLINKALNIVNLAKSHGFMPGVLSYNALLDAVVRTKQSVKMTEGVFKEMIESGVSPNVYTYNVLIRGFCTAGNLEMGLSFFGEMERNGCLPNVVTYNTIINAYCKLRKSDEAFKLLRSMAFKGLEPNLISYNVLINGLCREGRMTETSDILEEMNKRRYVPDEVTFNTLINGYCKEGNFHQALMLHAEMVKNGLSPDVVTYTTLINSMCKAGNMNRAMEFLDQMRDRGLCPNGRTYTTLIDGFSRQGLLDQAYQVMKEMVKNGFSPTIVTYNALVNGHCLIGRMDEANGLLQEMTERGLMPDVVSYSTIISGFSRNQELEKAFQMKVEMVTKGISPDAVTYSSLIQGLCEQRRLSEVCDLFQEMLSLGLPPDEVTYTSLINAYCIEGDLDKALRLHDEMIQKGFVPDIVTYNVLINGLNKQARTKEAKRLLLKILHEESVPNEITYNTLIENCNNLEFKSALALMKGFCMKGLMNEADRVFESMLQKGYKPKEAVYNVIIHGHSKVGNIEKAYNLYKEMLRSGFVPDSVTIMALAKSLFSEGKDVELNQLLEYTLKSCRITDAELAKVLVEINNKEGNMDAVFNVLKDMAHSGLLPYSSAN; encoded by the coding sequence ATGCTCCCCCATAAACCCCATTATTACCGCTCAATATCCACTCTCTGCTCTCCCGCCGACGCTCTTCTCGCCGACAAAGCTATTGCCTATCTCCGACGCCACCCGGAGCAGCTCACCCTTCTTTCATCCCACTTCACTCCTCAAGCGTCCTCCAATTTACTCCTCAAGTCCCAATTCGATCGCAATTTAGTCCTCAAATTCCTCGATTGGGCACGGTCTCAACAATTCTTCTCCTTTCAATGCAAATGTCTCACGCTCCACATCCTCACTCGCTTCAAACTCTACAAGACAGCCCAATCTCTAGCTGAGGAAGTGGCGGTCAATACGAGTGATGAGACTGGAGTCGATCTCTTTCATTGCCTTAAAAACTCGTATCACTGGTGTCAGTCGAGCTCTGCGGTATTCGAtcttgtagttaagtcttgttCTCGAGTTAACTTGATTAATAAGGCTTTGAACATTGTAAATTTAGCTAAGTCTCATGGATTTATGCCTGGTGTGCTTTCTTATAATGCTCTTTTAGATGCGGTAGTTAGGACGAAACAGTCGGTTAAGATGACGGAGGGGGTCTTTAAGGAGATGATAGAATCTGGGGTTTCCCCAAATGTGTATACGTATAATGTTTTGATTCGTGGGTTTTGTACTGCTGGCAATTTGGAGATGGGTCTCTCTTTTTTTGGTGAAATGGAGAGAAATGGTTGTCTGCCAAACGTGGTTACTTATAATACAATAATTAATGCTTATTGTAAGTTGAGGAAGAGTGATGAGGCATTCAAGTTATTGAGATCAATGGCATTCAAAGGCTTGGAGCCAAATTTGATTTCATACAATGTGTTGATAAATGGGTTATGTCGAGAAGGAAGAATGACGGAGACGAGTGACATTCTCGAGGAAATGAATAAAAGGAGATATGTTCCTGATGAGGTGACATTTAatacacttataaatggatacTGTAAGGAAGGTAATTTTCATCAAGCACTCATGTTGCACGCAGAGATGGTGAAGAATGGTTTGTCGCCGGATGTTGTTACGTATACAACTTTGATTAATAGTATGTGTAAGGCTGGTAATATGAACAGAGCTATGGAATTTTTGGACCAGATGCGAGATAGAGGACTATGTCCGAATGGGAGGACGTATACTACATTGATCGATGGATTTTCTCGGCAGGGATTACTAGACCAAGCATACCAGGTTATGAAAGAAATGGTTAAGAATGGATTCTCCCCTACAATTGTTACCTATAATGCTCTCGTTAATGGGCACTGCCTCATAGGGAGGATGGACGAGGCCAATGGGCTCCTTCAAGAAATGACCGAGAGAGGTCTTATGCCTGACGTTGTGAGCTATAGTACCATAATTTCAGGTTTTTCTCGAAATCAAGAACTGGAGAAAGCTTTTCAAATGAAAGTAGAGATGGTGACTAAGGGTATTTCTCCTGATGCAGTAACTTATTCATCGCTAATTCAAGGTCTTTGTGAACAGAGGAGACTTAGTGAAGTTTGTGATCTCTTTCAAGAAATGTTGAGTCTGGGTTTGCCTCCTGACGAAGTTACTTACACATCCTTGATCAATGCTTACTGCATTGAAGGGGATTTAGATAAGGCTCTTAGGTTGCACGATGAGATGATACAAAAGGGGTTTGTACCTGATATTGTTACCTATAATGTGCTTATTAATGGATTAAATAAGCAAGCTCGTACCAAGGAAGCAAAGAGGCTTCTGCTGAAGATATTACATGAAGAATCTGTGCCAAATGAAATCACATATAATACTCTGATAGAGAACTGTAACAATTTAGAATTCAAGAGTGCTTTGGCTCTTATGAAGGGATTCTGTATGAAGGGTTTAATGAATGAAGCAGACAGAGTTTTCGAGTCGATGCTTCAGAAAGGTTACAAACCCAAGGAGGCAGTTTACAATGTCATTATTCACGGTCACAGTAAAGTTGGAAATATTGAAAAAGCATACAATTTGTACAAGGAAATGTTACGTTCTGGATTTGTTCCCGACTCTGTGACTATCATGGCTCTGGCTAAATCACTATTTTCTGAAGGAAAAGATGTTGAGTTGAATCAACTTCTTGAGTACACACTGAAAAGCTGTAGGATAACTGATGCCGAGCTTGCGAAGGTACTTGTCGAAATCAACAATAAAGAAGGTAACATGGATGCAGTTTTCAATGTGCTTAAAGATATGGCTCACAGTGGCTTACTACCGTACAGTTCTGCTAACTGA
- the LOC120077978 gene encoding CDPK-related protein kinase-like isoform X2 produces the protein MGICTSKPPAKPNPYAPRDPDGRIDPSQTPKSAPTPHRKDDLVAGKQSPFFPFFSPSPSPYFLKKKSQNSPLPAGGTESATSTPGRTPGRFFRRSIAPPSPAKHIRAVLARRLGKKAGSTAAIPEEGDEENGIELDKRFGFSKELTSRLEVGEEVGRGHFGYTCSARFKKGELKGQQVAVKVIPKAKMTTAIAIEDVRREVKILRALTGRTNLVQFYDAFEDHDNVYIVMELCEGGELLDRILSRGGKYSEEDAKAVMVQILTVVAFCHLQGVVHRDLKPENFLYTSKDENAQLKAIDFGLSDFVKPDERLNDIVGSAYYVAPEVLHRSYGTEADVWSIGVIAYILLCGSRPFWARTESGIFRAVLKADLSFDEGPWPSLSSEAKDFVKRLLNKDPRKRLTAAQALSHPWIRNHNGAKVPIDILIFKVMRMYMRSSSLRKAALRAVSKTLTVDELSYLKEQFELLEPNKNGFITLETIKMGLAKHATDAMNESRTLDFLANLNTLQYRGMDFDEFCAAALSIHQLEALDRWEQHARCAYEIFEKNGNRAIVIEELASELGLGPAIPLHVVLQDWIRHTDGKLSFLGFVKLLHGVSSRSLAKVS, from the exons ATGGGTATATGTACTTCAAAGCCACCAGCAAAGCCAAATCCGTATGCTCCAAGAGACCCAGATGGTCGGATTGATCCATCTCAGACTCCCAAATCGGCTCCAACTCCTCACCGGAAAGATGATCTCGTCGCCGGTAAACAGTCGCCGTTCTTCCCTTTCTTCAGTCCTAGTCCATCGCCTTattttttgaagaagaagagtcaGAACTCACCGTTGCCGGCGGGTGGGACTGAGAGTGCTACCTCCACTCCTGGTAGGACTCCTGGTAGGTTCTTCCGGCGCTCGATTGCTCCTCCTTCTCCGGCGAAGCATATTAGGGCGGTGCTTGCGCGACGGCTTGGAAAAAAGGCGGGTTCTACGGCGGCGATTCCGGAGGAAGGCGATGAGGAAAATGGGATCGAGTTGGATAAGAGATTTGGGTTCTCGAAAGAGCTCACGAGTCGATTGGAGGTCGGGGAGGAGGTGGGTAGAGGGCATTTTGGGTATACTTGTTCTGCTAGGTTCAAGAAAGGCGAGCTTAAAGGTCAACAAGTTGCTGTTAAAGTTATTCCTAAAGCTAAG ATGACAACAGCTATTGCAATCGAGGATGTGAGACGGGAAGTAAAAATATTGCGAGCCTTGACTGGACGTACTAATCTAGTACAATTCTACGATGCATTTGAAGACCACGATAATGTCTACATTGTAATGGA GTTGTGCGAAGGAGGAGAGCTTCTAGATAGAATACTTTCAAG AGGTGGAAAGTACTCAGAAGAAGACGCAAAAGCTGTCATGGTTCAAATATTGACCGTTGTTGCATTTTGTCATCTTCAAGGTGTTGTGCACCGAGATCTGAAACCCGAG AACTTCTTGTATACATCTAAAGATGAGAACGCGCAGTTGAAAGCCATAGACTTTGGCTTGTCCGATTTCGTCAAACCAG ATGAAAGGCTTAATGACATAGTTGGAAGTGCATACTATGTGGCACCCGAAGTTCTGCATAGATCTTATGGTACAGAGGCCGATGTGTGGAGTATAGGTGTGATTGCATACATTCTTCTATGTGGTAGCCGTCCATTTTGGGCCCGGACAGAGTCGGGAATTTTTCGAGCAGTCTTGAAAGCCGATCTAAGTTTTGATGAAGGTCCATGGCCTTCATTATCTTCTGAAGCAAAAGACTTTGTCAAGCGTTTGCTAAACAAGGATCCACGCAAACGATTGACAGCTGCTCAAGCATTAA GTCATCCTTGGATCCGGAATCACAACGGTGCAAAAGTTCCTATCGATATCTTAATATTCAAGGTTATGAGAATGTATATGCGGTCATCGTCCTTGCGTAAGGCTGCTTTACGG GCTGTATCCAAGACATTGACGGTAGATGAGCTCTCTTATCTAAAGGAACAGTTTGAACTGTTGGAGCCAAATAAAAATGGCTTTATTACTTTGGAAACTATTAAGATG GGTCTCGCAAAACATGCAACCGATGCCATGAATGAGTCTCGTACGCTTGATTTTCTTGCAAAT TTAAATACACTTCAATATAGAGGAATGGATTTCGATGAATTCTGTGCTGCTGCATTGAGCATCCATCAGCTAGAAGCACTCGACCGGTGGGAACAACATGCTCGTTGTGCATACGAAATTTTCGAGAAGAATGGAAATCGGGCAATTGTCATAGAAGAGCTTGCTTCT GAACTCGGTCTTGGACCGGCGATCCCACTGCACGTCGTTCTTCAAGATTGGATCCGACACACAGATGGGAAGCTAAGCTTCCTTGGATTTGTCAAATTGTTGCACGGCGTGTCAAGCCGATCGCTAGCAAAGGTGTCATGA
- the LOC120077978 gene encoding CDPK-related kinase 5-like isoform X1, translated as MGICTSKPPAKPNPYAPRDPDGRIDPSQTPKSAPTPHRKDDLVAGKQSPFFPFFSPSPSPYFLKKKSQNSPLPAGGTESATSTPGRTPGRFFRRSIAPPSPAKHIRAVLARRLGKKAGSTAAIPEEGDEENGIELDKRFGFSKELTSRLEVGEEVGRGHFGYTCSARFKKGELKGQQVAVKVIPKAKMTTAIAIEDVRREVKILRALTGRTNLVQFYDAFEDHDNVYIVMELCEGGELLDRILSRLFTFFRGGKYSEEDAKAVMVQILTVVAFCHLQGVVHRDLKPENFLYTSKDENAQLKAIDFGLSDFVKPDERLNDIVGSAYYVAPEVLHRSYGTEADVWSIGVIAYILLCGSRPFWARTESGIFRAVLKADLSFDEGPWPSLSSEAKDFVKRLLNKDPRKRLTAAQALSHPWIRNHNGAKVPIDILIFKVMRMYMRSSSLRKAALRAVSKTLTVDELSYLKEQFELLEPNKNGFITLETIKMGLAKHATDAMNESRTLDFLANLNTLQYRGMDFDEFCAAALSIHQLEALDRWEQHARCAYEIFEKNGNRAIVIEELASELGLGPAIPLHVVLQDWIRHTDGKLSFLGFVKLLHGVSSRSLAKVS; from the exons ATGGGTATATGTACTTCAAAGCCACCAGCAAAGCCAAATCCGTATGCTCCAAGAGACCCAGATGGTCGGATTGATCCATCTCAGACTCCCAAATCGGCTCCAACTCCTCACCGGAAAGATGATCTCGTCGCCGGTAAACAGTCGCCGTTCTTCCCTTTCTTCAGTCCTAGTCCATCGCCTTattttttgaagaagaagagtcaGAACTCACCGTTGCCGGCGGGTGGGACTGAGAGTGCTACCTCCACTCCTGGTAGGACTCCTGGTAGGTTCTTCCGGCGCTCGATTGCTCCTCCTTCTCCGGCGAAGCATATTAGGGCGGTGCTTGCGCGACGGCTTGGAAAAAAGGCGGGTTCTACGGCGGCGATTCCGGAGGAAGGCGATGAGGAAAATGGGATCGAGTTGGATAAGAGATTTGGGTTCTCGAAAGAGCTCACGAGTCGATTGGAGGTCGGGGAGGAGGTGGGTAGAGGGCATTTTGGGTATACTTGTTCTGCTAGGTTCAAGAAAGGCGAGCTTAAAGGTCAACAAGTTGCTGTTAAAGTTATTCCTAAAGCTAAG ATGACAACAGCTATTGCAATCGAGGATGTGAGACGGGAAGTAAAAATATTGCGAGCCTTGACTGGACGTACTAATCTAGTACAATTCTACGATGCATTTGAAGACCACGATAATGTCTACATTGTAATGGA GTTGTGCGAAGGAGGAGAGCTTCTAGATAGAATACTTTCAAG ATTGTTTACATTCTTTAGAGGTGGAAAGTACTCAGAAGAAGACGCAAAAGCTGTCATGGTTCAAATATTGACCGTTGTTGCATTTTGTCATCTTCAAGGTGTTGTGCACCGAGATCTGAAACCCGAG AACTTCTTGTATACATCTAAAGATGAGAACGCGCAGTTGAAAGCCATAGACTTTGGCTTGTCCGATTTCGTCAAACCAG ATGAAAGGCTTAATGACATAGTTGGAAGTGCATACTATGTGGCACCCGAAGTTCTGCATAGATCTTATGGTACAGAGGCCGATGTGTGGAGTATAGGTGTGATTGCATACATTCTTCTATGTGGTAGCCGTCCATTTTGGGCCCGGACAGAGTCGGGAATTTTTCGAGCAGTCTTGAAAGCCGATCTAAGTTTTGATGAAGGTCCATGGCCTTCATTATCTTCTGAAGCAAAAGACTTTGTCAAGCGTTTGCTAAACAAGGATCCACGCAAACGATTGACAGCTGCTCAAGCATTAA GTCATCCTTGGATCCGGAATCACAACGGTGCAAAAGTTCCTATCGATATCTTAATATTCAAGGTTATGAGAATGTATATGCGGTCATCGTCCTTGCGTAAGGCTGCTTTACGG GCTGTATCCAAGACATTGACGGTAGATGAGCTCTCTTATCTAAAGGAACAGTTTGAACTGTTGGAGCCAAATAAAAATGGCTTTATTACTTTGGAAACTATTAAGATG GGTCTCGCAAAACATGCAACCGATGCCATGAATGAGTCTCGTACGCTTGATTTTCTTGCAAAT TTAAATACACTTCAATATAGAGGAATGGATTTCGATGAATTCTGTGCTGCTGCATTGAGCATCCATCAGCTAGAAGCACTCGACCGGTGGGAACAACATGCTCGTTGTGCATACGAAATTTTCGAGAAGAATGGAAATCGGGCAATTGTCATAGAAGAGCTTGCTTCT GAACTCGGTCTTGGACCGGCGATCCCACTGCACGTCGTTCTTCAAGATTGGATCCGACACACAGATGGGAAGCTAAGCTTCCTTGGATTTGTCAAATTGTTGCACGGCGTGTCAAGCCGATCGCTAGCAAAGGTGTCATGA